A single region of the Brassica rapa cultivar Chiifu-401-42 chromosome A03, CAAS_Brap_v3.01, whole genome shotgun sequence genome encodes:
- the LOC103861258 gene encoding protein DETOXIFICATION 39 produces the protein MVVPIETVERRTDLQRPLVDPTVSERKPHNDVGLESVLTESSLPYRRRVYLGACIEMKLLFRLARPAILVYLVNSGMSISARIFAGHLGSQELAAASLGNSCFFLVYGLMLGMGSAVETLCGQAYGAQRYDMLGIYLQRATMVLALVGLPMTVLYTFSYPILLLLGEPKTVSYKGSLYIAGLIPQIFAYAVNFTAQKFLQAQSVVIPSAYISGAALLLQILLTWITVYVMGMGLMGIACVLTISWWVMVVAQALYIKNSQRFRHTWTGLSSRSFQGLWGFFKLSVGSAVMICLEMWYSQILVLLAGLLKDPALSLDSLSICMAVSALSFMVSVGFNAAASIRTSNELGAGNPKSALFSTWTATFVSFVISVAEAVILLASRDYISYIFTSDADVAKAVSDLCPFLAVTVILNGIQPVLSGVAVGCGWQAFVAYVNVGCYYVVGIPIGCVLGFTFNLQAKGIWTGMIGGTLMQTLILLYVTYQTDWDKEVEKARKRLDMWDDKKNSLQN, from the exons ATGGTTGTGCCAATTGAGACAGTGGAGAGAAGAACCGATCTCCAGCGACCTTTGGTGGATCCGACGGTCTCGGAGCGAAAACCTCACAATGATGTCGGACTCGAGAGCGTTTTGACGGAGAGTAGCCTTCCTTATCGGAGGCGCGTGTACCTAGGAGCGTGCATAGAGATGAAACTACTTTTCCGGTTGGCACGTCCGGCTATACTTGTCTATTTAGTTAACAGCGGCATGAGTATCTCCGCTCGTATCTTCGCCGGACATCTCGGCAGTCAGGAACTCGCCGCCGCGTCCCTCGGAAATAGCTGCTTCTTTCTTGTCTATGGCCTCATG TTGGGCATGGGCAGTGCAGTCGAGACACTATGTGGACAAGCATATGGGGCCCAACGCTATGACATGCTTGGGATCTATCTCCAAAGAGCAACAATGGTCCTTGCTTTAGTGGGTTTGCCAATGACAGTGCTATACACCTTCTCATACCCGATTCTACTTCTGTTAGGCGAACCTAAAACAGTATCATACAAAGGTTCTTTGTACATCGCCGGACTCATCCCTCAAATCTTTGCCTACGCCGTCAACTTCACGGCCCAGAAGTTCCTCCAGGCCCAAAGCGTGGTGATCCCCAGCGCGTACATCTCAGGCGCCGCCCTTCTCCTCCAGATCTTGTTGACGTGGATCACCGTTTACGTAATGGGCATGGGCCTTATGGGAATCGCTTGCGTTCTTACTATCTCTTGGTGGGTTATGGTTGTGGCTCAAGCTTTGTATATTAAGAATAGTCAAAGGTTCAGACACACGTGGACTGGTCTTAGCTCGAGATCGTTCCAAGGTCTATGGGGTTTTTTTAAACTCTCTGTTGGCTCCGCGGTTATGATCTGTCTGGAAATGTGGTATTCACAGATTCTGGTTCTTCTCGCTGGTCTGCTTAAAGACCCTGCTCTCTCTCTAGATTCTCTCTCGATTTG TATGGCAGTTTCAGCATTATCATTCATGGTCTCGGTCGGTTTCAACGCGGCTGCAAG TATAAGAACAAGTAATGAGCTCGGAGCGGGAAATCCAAAATCGGCGTTGTTCTCTACATGGACGGCGACTTTCGTTTCCTTCGTGATCTCCGTCGCGGAGGCAGTCATCCTGTTGGCGTCACGTGATTACATTAGCTACATTTTCACGTCGGACGCTGACGTGGCTAAAGCCGTCTCTGACCTCTGCCCTTTTCTCGCCGTCACAGTTATCCTCAACGGAATCCAACCCGTCTTGTCCG GAGTGGCAGTGGGGTGTGGATGGCAGGCATTTGTGGCGTATGTGAATGTTGGTTGTTACTATGTTGTTGGTATTCCCATTGGTTGTGTTCTTGGGTTTACTTTCAATTTGCAAGCCAAG GGAATATGGACCGGGATGATTGGAGGTACCCTCATGCAAACCCTCATTTTACTTTACGTCACGTACCAAACAGATTGGgataaagag GTGGAAAAAGCTAGGAAACGATTGGATATGTGGGACGACAAGAAGAATTCTCTCCAAAATTA G